The DNA region CTGCCCTGACATCGACATCTGTAATATAGACAGACCTTATCTCACGCCTGTTGTCAAAGAAGGGAAGACTCCTCATGTCAGCCCCAAGGGCCTTCAGTGCTTCGGCCAGTTCCCTTGCGTCCCTGAACTTTATCTCGTATGCGGCCATCTCTTGTCCCCTCTACTCGAATTCCTGGACCAGAGGCAGGCCTTTAAGGTGATCAGAACAATTGAGTCCCATGAGGCAGAAGCCGTGGACATCGTCATGCGTCAGAAGGCTGTAAGATCCGGTATCCATGTGGAGCCGCCAGAACCTGGGTTTCGCGATCCCAAGCGCTCCGGAAAGCAACGGTTTGAGGACACCTCTGTGCGAAACTACCGCGAAGGTCTCCCCCTTGTGTTTTTCTATCAGCTTTTGAAGTCCGGCGAGAGAACGTTCCATTACCTGGTCAAGCGTCTCCGCTCCGTCAAGGACTAGGCTTTCAGGGTCGTTTATCCACGTCTTCCAGAGTTCGGGCTCGCTTGCTGCGATCTCGCTCTTGAGGCGGCCTTCCCAGGGATCAAGCCTGATATTGGAGAATGAATCATCGGAAGACAATCCGCATCCGCAGATCCTGCTTATCACCTCTGCGGTAGTTAAAGCTCTTTTGAGCGGGCTTGAATAGACATATGTCATCCCTTTGTCCCTCATTGCGAGGGCGAGCGCTTCTGCCTGAGCCAGACCGTTCACGTTGAGCGGGAAGTCTACCCTTCCCCTTACCCTGTTTTCCTTGTTGCCGGCACATTCACCGTGCCTTATCAGATAAATTGAGGTCTTCGTCATACTTACCTCTTATGTTTTTTGTCAAAGAGACAGATTTTCAAATAACCGGTCGGCCATTCAGAGCTTATTATACATTATTGACAGAAGCTTCTTAAGGGATCTGAGTCAAATCAATAGGTAAAAACTAGGTAAAAACTACGATATAAATAATCTGACCTGTCTTGACATTTGTGCGAAGCGCTGTTATTCTTGTCGCGTTGGAATTGAATTAGCACTCGTAGTATGTGAGTGCTAACAAAGCAGGAAGTGATACCTTTGCTTACAGAGAGGCAGTTGGAAGTTGTACTTTCCGTGGTCTATGAATACATAAGAAGCGGTGAAAGCGTCGGCTCCCGCACTGTTTCCAAGCGTTATCTGACGGGTCACAGCTCTGCGACGATCAGAAACGAGATGTCCGACCTTGAGGAAATGGGATTTCTGAAACAAACGCACACCTCCTCCGGAAGGATACCGACGACATTGGGTTACAGACTGTATGTGGACTCCGTTCTGCAGAGGGTGGACTCTTCCAGGCACAATAAGGAATGGATAAAGAGCCTCGGAGAGCATCAGAGAGGTCTGGAGGGCGCGCTTGAGTCGGCATCAGACATCCTCAGCAGGGTGTCAAACTACGTGGGCGTGGCTGCGGTCACCCCTCTCGACAAAGTCAGATTTCAAAGGGTCGATTTTGTCAGACTGGGAGAGAAGAACGTACTTCTTCTTGTGGTACTTCAGGGGGGGCTTGTGCACCAGAAAGTCATAAGCCTGCCTTGGGACATGACTCAGGAGTACCTGGATGACCTTTCGAGAAGGATAAATGTCTTTGCCGGATGCGAATGGACTGAAATCAAGAACTCCCTGAAAGCGTACATAATGCAGGAACTCAGGGATTACAAATCTGCCTGTGCCGCGGCGCTCCGTGAGCTGGAGGGGATAATGCTCTCTCCTTCAATGAAAGTATTCACCGGATCCATGAGCCACATGCTTAACCTGCCTGATTTTCAGGATTTGGGGCGCATTCAGGCGCTCTATGAATTTCTTGAACAGGAAGAGGGAATGGCAGAACTGGTCAAGAGCTGTTCAATAGAGGGGATAAATGTTGTCATAGGAGAAGAAAACGAATCCCCCGCAATGAAAAAATCAGCGCTGGTTGCTGTCTCCACGATATGCAACGGACAGATGGCAATGATCGGTGTGGTTGGCCCTGAGAGGATGGACTACGAAAAAGTCATCACAACTATTGATAGAGTACTTCGGACCATGGACCTTGAGTCTGAAGAGGAGGTTGAATAAAGATGAGAAGGATCAACAAAGATAATACGGAGCCCCCGCTTGGTGAGGAAAGGGTCGCGGATCCGATGCCTTTTGAAGAGCTGAAGGTGAAAGAAGCGGCAAGTGCCGGCAATGATACAGCAAAACTGACTGAAACTATAGAGGAAATGAAGAGGGAGATCAAATCTCTGACGGAAGAGGCTGCAAGGGCAAGGGCAGATTACTACAACCTCAGGACCAGGGTAGAGAGAGACAGGGAGAAAAACTGTAAACTTGCAGCCGAAAGGTCTGTCGAAGAGCTGCTCCCCGTCTTCGAGAATCTTGAAAGGGTCTGCTGTGCCGTAGAGGATGAAGAGAGTAACCTCTACAAGGGCATAATGATGGTAACGAAGCAGTTTTATAAGGCGCTGGAAAATCTGGGCCTTGAGAGCATAGAAACGGAAGGTGACTTTGATCCGTCAGTACATGAGGCGGTATCGATGGAACCTGTAGACGATGAGTCCAGAGACGGATGTATTATCGGAACGCTGAGAAAGGGATACAGACTTGCCGGACGCATCATAAGAGCGCCTCAGGTGAGAGTGGGAAAATACACCGGCTAGGCACTCTAATAACATGGAAACAAGTAAAACAAAAAATATATATTTTATTCAAAAGGTGGAATGAGTTATGGAAAAAATAATAGGGATAGACCTGGGTACGACCAACAGCTGTGTAGCGGTAAAAGAGGGGGATAACGTCACGGTCATCCCCAATCCGGAGGGAGGCAGGACAACGCCTTCTGTCGTCGCATTTACCAAAGACGGAAACGAGAGGCTCGTTGGGCAGCTCGCTAAGAGGCAGGCGATAGTCAACCCGGACCGGACCATTATTTCAATAAAAAGACAGATGGGCAGCGACCACAAAGTAACCATTGACGGACAGAAGTACACCCCCCAGCAGATCTCATCAATGATCCTCCAGAAGCTGAAGAGGGATGCGGAGGAATATCTGGGAACCGCCGTTTCCAAAGCGGTCATCACGTGCCCCGCATACTTTACCGATGCCCAAAGGCAGGCAACGAAAGATGCCGGCACCATCGCGGGACTCGAGGTGCTCAGGGTCATCAACGAACCGACAGCCGCGTGCCTCGCTTACGGAGTTGACAAGGAAGGGGACCACAAGATAATGGTCTTTGACCTTGGCGGGGGAACTTTTGACGTATCAATACTGGACGTAGGCGAAGGCGTTTTTGAGGTCCTTTCGACCTCCGGAGACAACATGCTGGGCGGAGACGACTGGGATGCAAAGGTAGTCAACTGGATGGCGGATGAATTCAGGAAGACGGACGGAGTGGACCTGAGGAAGGACAAAATGGCAGCTCAGCGTCTTCGCGAGGCAGCTGAGAAGGCGAAGATAGAGCTCTCTTCAATGGCGGAGACATCGATATCGCTGCCCTTCATCACAGCTGATCAGAACGGCCCCAAGCACCTTGAAATGACGCTTACGAGGGCGAAATTCGAAGAGCTGACGAGGGATCTTCTTGACAGGACGGTCCAGCCCGTGCGTACCGCAATGAAGGATGCAGGTCTGCAGCCCTCAGATGTCGACAAGATACTTCTGGTTGGAGGATCCACGCGTATGCCGATGGTCCAGCGCAAGGTCAAAGAGCTTCTGGGCAAGGAGCCGACAAAGGGGATAAACCCTGACGAATGCGTTGCAGTAGGAGCGGCGATACAGGGAGCGATCCTCTCGGGAGAGCACAAAGGGATAGTCCTGGTAGACGTTACGCCGCTCTCCCTTGGCCTTGAGACCCTTGGCGGAGTATTTACAAAGATAATAGAGAAGAACAGTGCGATACCTGTCTCCAAAAGCCAGGTCTTCACTACTGCGGCAGACAACCAGCCGCAGGTCGAAATACACGTTCTTCAGGGCGAAAGGGCGATGGCGGGCGACAACGTTTCACTCGGAAGGTTCTTCCTTGACGGCATAGCGCCGGCTCCGAGGGGAATTCCTCAGATAGAGGTAACTTTCGACATAGACGCGAACGGTATCGTCAACGTCACAGCCAAGGACAAGGCTACCAGCAAGGTCCAGAACATAACGATCCAGTCATCGAGACTGTCGGACGCAGAGATAGACAAAATGCGCCGTGATGCTGAAATGAACGAGGATGAGGACAGGAAGAAGAAAGAGCTTGTCGAGGCCAGGAATGAGGGCGACAGTGCTGCGTACAATGCTGAAAAAGCTTTGAAGGAACTAGGGGATGACGCAACATCCGAAGAAAAGGCTGCAGTTGAAGAAAAGATCAAGACCCTGAGAGACCTTCTGACAAGCGAAGACGCATCGGCGATCAAGGCCGCGGTCGATGCCCTTATGAACGCCATGCACCCCATCTCACAGAAATCGTACGCAAAGGCACATGCGGCACAGGGCAATACTGCCGGTGCAGAGACAAATACGGACAACGGAGACTCAAACGGCGGAACTACTGTAGATGCGGAATTCCACGAAGAAGACAACCAATAACGTGAGGTGAGGCGCGGATGGCTGCTCCCGGCAAAAAGGACTACTATGAAATACTCGGTGTTGGACGGGGAGCCTCGGCCGACGAGATAAAAAAAGCATACCGCAAGCTGACCCGGAAATATCATCCTGACGCAAATCAGGGAGATTCTCAGGCAGAGAAAAAGTACAAAGAGATCAACGAGGCCAATGAAGTCCTGAGTGATCCACAGAAAAGGGCTCAGTATGACCAGTTCGGCTATGTGGGCGACATGCCTCCCGGAGGGGATTTCGGCGGCTTCGGTGGTTTCGGCGGGGCAGATTTCGGAGACCTTTTCGGAGACCTTTTCGGGAGCGCATTCAGCGGTGCCGGCAGGAGGACTGTTGACCCCAACGCTCCCCGCAGAGGAAACGACCTTGAATATACGATGCAGATCTCTCTTGAGGATGCATACAGGGGGATCACTAAGAAGATAGAGGTCCCGCGTCTTGAAACATGTCCCCACTGCGGAGGCAGCGGAGCCGAACCGGGCACCAATGCCGAAACATGCCCTACGTGCGGCGGGCGCGGACAGGTGCAGCAGACAGTCAACACGCCCTTCGGCCAGATGGCCCAGGTAACTGCCTGCCCGACATGCCACGGCAAAGGCAAGGTGATCAAGGCCCCGTGCCGCGAATGCAGAGGACAGGGTCGGGTTAGAAAAAAGCATTCCGTCGATGTCAAGATACCCGCCGGTATAGACACCGGAATAAGGCTGAGAGTATCCAGTCAGGGAGAGGCCGGGATCAACGGAGGCCCTTCGGGGGATCTTTTCCTGCTGATAGAGGTCAAGCCTGACAGAAGGTTCCAGCGGAAGGGCGACGACCTCAACACGTCGGTTGACATACTGTATCCGCAGGCGGTGCTTGGGTGTGAAGTAAAGATAGAGACTTTTGACGGCTCAGAAACACTTGATATCCCGGCCGGCACTCAGCCTGGATCAAAACTGCGCATAAAGGGAAGGGGCATGCCGAGGCTGCGCGGTAAGGGCAACGGAGATATGAATATACTGGTCAGGGTGAGCATCAGCAAAGATCCTTCAGCCAAAGAGCGGGAACTCCTCGAACATATAGCAAAGGAGATGAAAGTCCCCGTAAAAAACAAAGAGGGGTTTTTCGATAAGATAAAGAGGTAGAAATGAACCTGAACATGTGGATATGAAAGCCGGACCGGATTTTTCGCCGAGAGGAGAAAACCCCGGTCCGGCTTTCTAGTGGATGGCAAAGGCTGTTGTCATGTGATCGTCAATAGCTGATGAAAAAGTTATTTGGTATTTTTCTTAAAAACAGAAAATAAACCCCGTTGAGCTATAAATTCAAAATTTTGA from Synergistaceae bacterium DZ-S4 includes:
- a CDS encoding histidine phosphatase family protein — encoded protein: MTKTSIYLIRHGECAGNKENRVRGRVDFPLNVNGLAQAEALALAMRDKGMTYVYSSPLKRALTTAEVISRICGCGLSSDDSFSNIRLDPWEGRLKSEIAASEPELWKTWINDPESLVLDGAETLDQVMERSLAGLQKLIEKHKGETFAVVSHRGVLKPLLSGALGIAKPRFWRLHMDTGSYSLLTHDDVHGFCLMGLNCSDHLKGLPLVQEFE
- the hrcA gene encoding heat-inducible transcriptional repressor HrcA, with translation MIPLLTERQLEVVLSVVYEYIRSGESVGSRTVSKRYLTGHSSATIRNEMSDLEEMGFLKQTHTSSGRIPTTLGYRLYVDSVLQRVDSSRHNKEWIKSLGEHQRGLEGALESASDILSRVSNYVGVAAVTPLDKVRFQRVDFVRLGEKNVLLLVVLQGGLVHQKVISLPWDMTQEYLDDLSRRINVFAGCEWTEIKNSLKAYIMQELRDYKSACAAALRELEGIMLSPSMKVFTGSMSHMLNLPDFQDLGRIQALYEFLEQEEGMAELVKSCSIEGINVVIGEENESPAMKKSALVAVSTICNGQMAMIGVVGPERMDYEKVITTIDRVLRTMDLESEEEVE
- a CDS encoding nucleotide exchange factor GrpE, giving the protein MRRINKDNTEPPLGEERVADPMPFEELKVKEAASAGNDTAKLTETIEEMKREIKSLTEEAARARADYYNLRTRVERDREKNCKLAAERSVEELLPVFENLERVCCAVEDEESNLYKGIMMVTKQFYKALENLGLESIETEGDFDPSVHEAVSMEPVDDESRDGCIIGTLRKGYRLAGRIIRAPQVRVGKYTG
- the dnaK gene encoding molecular chaperone DnaK, whose product is MEKIIGIDLGTTNSCVAVKEGDNVTVIPNPEGGRTTPSVVAFTKDGNERLVGQLAKRQAIVNPDRTIISIKRQMGSDHKVTIDGQKYTPQQISSMILQKLKRDAEEYLGTAVSKAVITCPAYFTDAQRQATKDAGTIAGLEVLRVINEPTAACLAYGVDKEGDHKIMVFDLGGGTFDVSILDVGEGVFEVLSTSGDNMLGGDDWDAKVVNWMADEFRKTDGVDLRKDKMAAQRLREAAEKAKIELSSMAETSISLPFITADQNGPKHLEMTLTRAKFEELTRDLLDRTVQPVRTAMKDAGLQPSDVDKILLVGGSTRMPMVQRKVKELLGKEPTKGINPDECVAVGAAIQGAILSGEHKGIVLVDVTPLSLGLETLGGVFTKIIEKNSAIPVSKSQVFTTAADNQPQVEIHVLQGERAMAGDNVSLGRFFLDGIAPAPRGIPQIEVTFDIDANGIVNVTAKDKATSKVQNITIQSSRLSDAEIDKMRRDAEMNEDEDRKKKELVEARNEGDSAAYNAEKALKELGDDATSEEKAAVEEKIKTLRDLLTSEDASAIKAAVDALMNAMHPISQKSYAKAHAAQGNTAGAETNTDNGDSNGGTTVDAEFHEEDNQ
- the dnaJ gene encoding molecular chaperone DnaJ; this translates as MAAPGKKDYYEILGVGRGASADEIKKAYRKLTRKYHPDANQGDSQAEKKYKEINEANEVLSDPQKRAQYDQFGYVGDMPPGGDFGGFGGFGGADFGDLFGDLFGSAFSGAGRRTVDPNAPRRGNDLEYTMQISLEDAYRGITKKIEVPRLETCPHCGGSGAEPGTNAETCPTCGGRGQVQQTVNTPFGQMAQVTACPTCHGKGKVIKAPCRECRGQGRVRKKHSVDVKIPAGIDTGIRLRVSSQGEAGINGGPSGDLFLLIEVKPDRRFQRKGDDLNTSVDILYPQAVLGCEVKIETFDGSETLDIPAGTQPGSKLRIKGRGMPRLRGKGNGDMNILVRVSISKDPSAKERELLEHIAKEMKVPVKNKEGFFDKIKR